GCTCCGCCAGCCGGGCGGCCGCGTCGGCCAACTTCCCGAGGGCGGCGTACAGGAGGATGCTCAGTACGACCACGTCCGTCCGGAGGAACTCTCGGGCGTTCATCGCCATGTACCCGATCCCGCTCGTCGCCGCGATCGTCTCGGCCACGATGAGGGTCAACCACATCACTCCGAGGGCGTACCGGACCCCAATCAGGATCGACGGCAAAGCCCCGGGTAGAAGCACCCGGCGGAACAGGGACCACCGGCCGAGTCCGTACACCCGGCCCATCTCGATCAACCCCGGGTCGACGCCCCGGACACCGTGGTAGGTGTTCAGGTAGACCGGGAACAACACCCCGAGGGCCACGAGGAAGACCTTCGCCCCCTCGCCGACGCCGAACCACAGGATGACCAGCGGGATTAGGGCCAGATGCGGAACCGTCCGGAGCATCTGCACGGTCCCGTCGAGAGCGGTCTCCGCGGCCCGGGAGACGCCGGCGAGAACGCCGAGGACGAGCCCGACCCCGCCGCCGATCAGGAACCCGGCCGCGGCCCGCCCGGAGCTCGTCCGGATGTGCTGCCCGAGTTCCCCGGACGCGGCCTTTTGCCAGCCGACCTGCGCGACCGCCCCCGGGGTCGGGAGGACCCGCTCGGGCAGATACCCGAAATCTCCCGCCGCCTGCCAGGCGACGAGTAACAGGAGTGGTACGACCCACGGCCCGACCGCCCGCATCGCGCTCACCCCTTCGCCCCGGCGGGAACGGCGACCGCGCCGTTGGCGACCACCTCGCCGACGATCGCCCGGGCCGGCCGCGGCTCCGGGGTGTCGCCGCGCGGCAGGAGTGGGAAGACGTGTTCGGCCACCCGGTACGCCTCGTCGAGGTGCGGGTAGCCGGAGAGGATGAACGTGTCGATCCCGTGGGCGGCGTACTCCCGCATCAGGGCCGCGACGGTCGGCCCGTCGCCGACCATCGCCGTCCCGGCCCCGCCGCGGACCAGCCCGACCCCCGCCCACAGGTCCGGCCGCAGCCACAGGGCCGCGCGGTCGCCGCGGTGCAGCTCGAGCATCCGGCGCTGGCCGTCCGAGTCGTGCCCCGCGAGCGACCTCTGGGCGGCGGCCGCGACCTCCGGTGCCAGCTTGCTGAGGAGGCGTTCGGCGCCCTCCCGGGCCTCCGAGACGGTATCCCGGACGAGGACGTGCAGCCGGACGCCGAACCGGACGGTCCGCCCGCGGCCGCGGCCAGCTCCCGCACCCGGGCGACCTTCTCGCCCACCTGGGCCGGCGGCTCTCCCCACGCCAGGTACAGATCGACGTGCCGGGCCGCCACCCGCATGGCGGCCGGCGACGACCCCCCGAAGTAGAGCGGGATGTGCGGCTCCTGGACCGGCGGGAACAGCCCCTTCGCCCCGCGGACCGTGACGTGCCGACCGGCGAAGTCGACCGTCTCGCCCCGGGCCAGCCCCCGCCAGACGGTCAGGAACTCGTCGGTCTGGGCGTACCGCTCGTCGTGGTCGAGAAACAGCCCGTCGCCGTGCAGTTCGCCCACGTCCCCGCCGGTGACGACGTTGATGAGAACCCGCCCGCCGGACAGCCGGTCGAACGTGGCCGCCATCCGGTGGGCGAGGGTCGGGCTGACGAGCCCGGGGCGGACGGCGACGAGGAACCGCAGCCGGGTGGTGACGGCGGACAGGGCGGCGGCCGTCACCCAGGCGTCCTCGCACCCCCGACCGGTCGGGAGCAGGACGCCACGGAACCCGAGGGCGTCGGCCGCCTTCGCCACCTGGGCGAAGTAGTCGAACGTCGCCGGCCGGGCCCCTTCCGGGGTGCCGAGGAACCGCCCGTCCCCGTGGGTCGGGATGAACCAGAACACGTCGAGCGCCATCAGTCCGCCCTCCCGAACGGGACGGCCCCGACGGCCGCCCGGACCTCGATCCGGTGCGGCAGGAGGCCGATTTCAAAGTACCGGTCGGCCAGCGCCTGCTGGTCGGCCACCAGGTCGGCGGTCACCGGGCCGGTGTCGTACCGGTCCCGCCGGGCCTCGGCGAGGGCCACCGCCCGGGGGTCGAGCCCGGTCTGGCCGGCGAGCAACCCGCTCACCTCCGCCGGCCGTTGCTTCGCCCACGCCTTCACTCCGGCCAGCTCATCGAGGAACGCCCGGATCACCTCGGGCCGCTCGGTTGCCGCCGTGCTGGAGGCGAAGTAGTACTCCCGGCCCGAGACGTATCCGGTGCCGCCGACCAGCCGGCGGACCCCGCCGCCGTACTCGGCCGCGGCCGCGTACGGATCCCAGATCGCCCACGCGTCGACCGCCCCGGCTTCCAGGGCGGCCCGGCCGTCGGACGGCGCGAGGTAGACCGGCTCCACGTCGGTGAAAGCCAGCCCGTGTTTCTCCAGCACCCGCAGCAGGAGGGTGTGGGCGCTGGTGCCCTTGGTGAACCCGATCCGCTTGCCGCGGAGATCGGAGACCGCCCGGAGCGGTGAACCCTCGCGGACGAGGACCGCGGCACTCTCCGGACTGGGGGACGACGCGGCGATGTAGACGAACGGGACGCCGGCCGCCTGCGCGAACAGGGGCGGCGAGTCGCCGGCGTGGCCGAGATCGATGCTCCCGGCGTTCAGAGCCTCGAGGAGGGGCGGCCCGGCCGGGAACTCGACCCACTCGATCCTCAGTCCGCGGGCGGCAAACGCCCGTTCGAGCTCACCGGAGGTCTTGAGGATCGAATACGTGCTCCACTTTTGATAGCCGATGCGAAGGACCCCGTCGGCTCCGCTCCCCGAGCCGCACCCGGGAACCACGGCGATACAGACGGCCAGGACCACCTGCCAGACCGACGCGAACGAGATTCGCATGCCCGCCCTCCGCTTCCAAAATCCATCGGCCCAGTCACAGCGGACGGAAATTGTTGATATTCATTATCGAAATAGTGACACAAGACAACCCGTCCGGATCGTACTCAAGCCGGAGCCGGCTGAACGGTGGCCGCGGCGGTCACCAATCGGAGCCGAGGGGCTGACCGTCATCGGGCACGAGGGCCTGCCACCAAGTGGTGGGACTCATGCCCGAGGAACAGCTGCGCACGCTGCCGTCGCCCAGCGCGGCGAGGATGCCCCCGGTATGTCCCGTACTGGCGATTCCGGGTTTACACCCGCCGGCGCCAAGAAAGGGATTGGGTTGGATCTGGAAAAAACCGGCTGCACCGTAAACGTTGGCTTGCCCCCCGGATTGGTTGGTGCCGTACGCGAGGCCCGCGTTCGGGGCCTGGTAGCCGATGTAAGGGCTCGTCTGCGCTTCGAAACGAGACGCCCACTGGTTGCCGCCATCGTTGCCGTTCGCGTCCGGGCTGCAAATGCCGTATTTTTCCGTCCAAAAGATCGTGTTACTGGTCCCGTCCGGGTACGACCCCGGGAACTTCTTCCCGCCCGTGGTCAGAGCGTGCGATGAGGTCGCGTAATTGCCGCTGGTGACCGCCGGCCCGTGGACGTAAGCGGTCAGGAAATTGCCGGGGGTGTCGTAGGTGACTTGACTGAACGCGAGGGCGTTCGCGGCATAACTGCACAGCGCCCACCCCCCGGGCGAGGCACCCGTTCCGATGCTGGGATCGGACGGGCATACGTATGTTTTGACGGCATAGGTTCGGTCCGCGTTTCCCGAGTTGTACACGCCGCCGGATAACGCTTGGTTGTAGATTGCGCTTTCTTCAATGTAGGGGAGCAGCCAGAACGTCAGTGGGCCGTAATTATTCAGACTCATGCCCGGTAGAGCGCCTTCGGTGGGCGGCAGGGATTGATAGGTGTCGTGCAGTGACTGCACCGCCAGCCCAGTTTGTTTGAGGTTATTCTGACACTTGATGCGATTCGCGGCCTCGCGAACCTTCTGAACGGCCGGGAGAAGCAAGCCAATCAAGATGGCGATGATCGCGATCACCACCAGCAATTCGATCAGCGTGAAACCCGGGCGGGTGGGCCGGCAGGTCATGAGTTGGTTCCTCTCCAAGAGCCCGTCCGCGCGGCGGCGCAATCGGTTTGCGGGCCACAGCGCGCAGACCGGCCGTTCGCCGGAGCCCGTATTGGGTGGGCCGACTTCGGTGGCAGGACGGCGTCAGCCGCCCGTGAGGGGTAGAGCAGAAAGACGATCAGCCTTGCGGGCGACTTCGAGAGGAGTGAGAGATCAGATCCGACCGGTGGAGTTGTCCCTCGCCGGTGATTAATATGACCAGATCGATCATCGTTGTCAACATTGTATCGCGTCTGAACGGCCTTTCGCCGCATGTCGGATGCGACTCTGTCAGGTTTGGTCCATTACCCCCCTGGCGTTGCACCTGAGGACCGCTCGACGGATAACATCGCGATTCAGGTCGTTGAAGAACTGTTGAGAACGTCCTCTGCCCCGATTCTCGGGAATGGATCGTTCGGCCGATCCTAACACTCGACCGCGCAAAAACCTGCCCCGGCCCGCGCGTGCAAGTCGATGCCCGACGACGAAATGCGGTCCAGTGAGCCGACATTTTTCCCGGCAGTGATGTCTTTGTCTGTCCACTGTCAGAAAACGCGATGCAAGGTGCGAAAAGCGCAAAAACCCCCTCGGGTCCAGGTTTCGTGGCTCCCCATCTTCCCACCCGGTGTACGGGGTTAGTCTAGGCTGATCGGAAGTCGGTCTTTTGAGGTGCGAGGGTTCATCCCGGATTTGGTTCGCCGTTAGTCGTGCATGGGCCCGGATTCACGAATCGGCGACGGAGCCATTGCACGGTTTTCCCGAAGGTTCGGGCGGCCCAGTTGTTCACGGCTTTCTCCGGGACGCGATCGATCTCGGCCCGCATCTGCTCCGGCGTCACCTCCCCCAGCAATGCGCCCAGACCGGCACTCAATACCGTCAGGCCGCTCTGGGATTGGTCCCGGGACAGCCGCTTCTGGACCCCGAACGCGGATTCCAACACGTCCGTCGATCCGACCAGGCGTTCCCCGACCGGCAACCCACGGCCGTACCGCCCCACGTACGCCCGCAACCGATTCCGCAAGGCCGCGGTCGTCGGGTGGTCGCTGACGCCCAACCGGTCCCACGTGTCGTCGAGCGCGGCTTCGCCCCGGGTGAACAGTCCGTCCACCCGCACCTGATCCAGCATCGCGCGGACGAGGTCGTGCTGGTCGCCCCACGCCTGCACGGCGTTCGCGTACTCCGACACCCAGGCGTAATGCCGGACCACGTCGGCGTCCGGGGCCGCATCCCGTAACCTCCGCAGCACGAGCCGGCCGAAGCGGACGAACGTCCCGGCGCTCAGGAACCGCGCCTTGTTGCGCAGCTTGGGGGCCAGCAGATGCGCCGCACGGGTCTGGCGGATGGTCGCGGCCGTCTCGGTCATCCGCCGGGTGAACGCGGCCCACTGGGGGTCGTTCGCCCAGTAGTACTTCAGCAGGTTGGCCGCATGGTGGGCGGCATCCGGGACGGACACCGTCTGCGGATGCTGGTCCCGGAAGCGGTCGATCCCCCGTTGCAAATCCGACCCGCCGTCGGCCACGATCTGGTGGGGCACCCCGGTCCGGGCGACGGCCACCTCCAACGCGTCGGCCACCCGCTCCTGGTTCGACGTCGCCATCGGCACCATCGCGACGAGGTGGAGGTCGGCGAGTTGCAGGGGGCGGACGCCGAACGGGACGTGGTCGAGCGGTACCCCGACGATGACGAACAGCTTGGTCGCGCCGATTTGCAGCGTGTGGTCGATCAACCACACCCAGCGGTGGTCGTGGGACAGCGGTCGGGTCAGGTGGGCGTAGCCCAACCGCAGGACCCACGCGCGAACGGTGGTGGCGGAGGGGGTCCGATCGGGGGTCCGGTCGGTGTCACCCGCGGTCGCGAAGACGGCGAGAGCGGCCGCCGTCCCGCGGAACGACAAGCCGGCCTGCCGCACTAACGTTACGGCGAGGGCGATGATCGCGACGTCGTATTGCCCACCCCGGGGCCGGTCCTGTTTTTTTGAGGCGCCGGCGGTGGGCCCGCCGGTGGTTCCGAAGTCGGGCGGCGGGCGGCGGCGAGTTGCTGCTCGAGCTGGGTGACGCGCTCCTGGAGTTGCTCGGCCCGCGCCCGGTGTCCGGCGCGGGAGGCCTCCAGATCGCGGACGCGAATGGTCAGGGCTTTCCGCTCGGCCTTGCGGGCGGTCGCTTTCGCCTTCCAGGCGTCCCGCGAGCGGACCAGTTTGGGGATCAGAATCCGGGGTGGGGTATGGAATGCCGTTGCGGTCGCCATGCCAGCCTCGTGCCCGACCAACGGGAAACAATTCCCGGAAGTAGAACCGCAAGAATAATCCACGACAAGCCCAACTTCCGATCAGCCTAGGGTTAGTCTGAGGTCGAAGGGGAGGACCGATCTACTCAGGGGGGGCCGCTTGTCAGGACCGCTCGCCGGATACCGTCTCGGTTCGGGAAGTGGAAGAACGATCGGGAATGTTCTCCGGCCTCGATTCTCGAAATTTATCTTTCGATCGATATTAGTTCCGCAATTGGCCTCGCGGATCGGATTTGATGGCGGCCGATCGCCGGTTACCATTTCGGCTGGCGCGTTCGACCGTGTGCTTCCCGGTGAAGGTGAGATGACTAATCCCCCGACGA
The sequence above is a segment of the Fimbriiglobus ruber genome. Coding sequences within it:
- a CDS encoding aliphatic sulfonate ABC transporter substrate-binding protein → MRISFASVWQVVLAVCIAVVPGCGSGSGADGVLRIGYQKWSTYSILKTSGELERAFAARGLRIEWVEFPAGPPLLEALNAGSIDLGHAGDSPPLFAQAAGVPFVYIAASSPSPESAAVLVREGSPLRAVSDLRGKRIGFTKGTSAHTLLLRVLEKHGLAFTDVEPVYLAPSDGRAALEAGAVDAWAIWDPYAAAAEYGGGVRRLVGGTGYVSGREYYFASSTAATERPEVIRAFLDELAGVKAWAKQRPAEVSGLLAGQTGLDPRAVALAEARRDRYDTGPVTADLVADQQALADRYFEIGLLPHRIEVRAAVGAVPFGRAD
- a CDS encoding DUF1559 domain-containing protein, which translates into the protein MTCRPTRPGFTLIELLVVIAIIAILIGLLLPAVQKVREAANRIKCQNNLKQTGLAVQSLHDTYQSLPPTEGALPGMSLNNYGPLTFWLLPYIEESAIYNQALSGGVYNSGNADRTYAVKTYVCPSDPSIGTGASPGGWALCSYAANALAFSQVTYDTPGNFLTAYVHGPAVTSGNYATSSHALTTGGKKFPGSYPDGTSNTIFWTEKYGICSPDANGNDGGNQWASRFEAQTSPYIGYQAPNAGLAYGTNQSGGQANVYGAAGFFQIQPNPFLGAGGCKPGIASTGHTGGILAALGDGSVRSCSSGMSPTTWWQALVPDDGQPLGSDW
- the ssuC gene encoding aliphatic sulfonate ABC transporter permease SsuC, with product MRAVGPWVVPLLLLVAWQAAGDFGYLPERVLPTPGAVAQVGWQKAASGELGQHIRTSSGRAAAGFLIGGGVGLVLGVLAGVSRAAETALDGTVQMLRTVPHLALIPLVILWFGVGEGAKVFLVALGVLFPVYLNTYHGVRGVDPGLIEMGRVYGLGRWSLFRRVLLPGALPSILIGVRYALGVMWLTLIVAETIAATSGIGYMAMNAREFLRTDVVVLSILLYAALGKLADAAARLAERWCLPWHPAFARVPPAAAVPDDPAGDRA